The Tigriopus californicus strain San Diego chromosome 10, Tcal_SD_v2.1, whole genome shotgun sequence region GTTTAATATCAAGGGTTTCTCAGTTAGCAATCTAGTTTCTTGTACCTCAAAGTAAAACtgcaaatcaaacaattccCAAGTCCGGGATTTTCTTGAGCTGATCCTTGGGTCATCCTGGGTTTCTAGGTACACTCCACCCACGTGACCTCCGACGGCCAAATAATCTCTGACTTGTACCAGTAGATTTGAGTTGAAGgatttgtcaaatttcagcATGATCGGGCATGGAGTCCTCTATGGATAAGGgctttcattgaaaagaggcaattgaaatttggtaaTGTCTATGCAAGTTGTCGTCCATTTCACTCATTTCTTCACAAATCATTcaattggtttgaaaattTACACCTAGGGCTTTAAATCATCATACGCAAAGCTGGTTGCACAATAAGCACATTGTATGAGCCAGAACCGGAAATAATGGTTTCACAGGGAGCCTTTCCATCCTTGCATTCCGTCATGTTGCATTATCCAAGTTCCGTGGTCTTTATATTATGTCAAAAAACTGCGCCGAGCGTCTAGCCTCCTTGAATCTTTGGGATTTTTCTTGGAAACGGAATATCGGAAATacagttcagcaggtttgcaaaacgTCCAGCagatccaaaaatattttgacaggAAGTTTGAGGGTATGAATGAGCTCTTGTACTGGGAGAGGCTTGAAAAGTTGGGACGGTACAGTACTTAGAGACGatacgaaaggtgtctgatactgtacgtcttctttctcgggcttcatcattgttcaatttgctgccctaaATATTCGTGTGGAGTATGTAGGCATTGATCCAGTGGTGGGATTTAcgtaagtcagacttgggcaagtttttgactaaaaatccTGATCAAACTTATATtaaagggttagccagattcaccaactctaattcgttgtcTCCCCTCGAACTCAATATCGCTGATGGGcgcacaaatatcaatgattggTAGCTTGGGAAGTTTCGATTGACCCAAACACTTGCACAATAATACGTATGCTTCTTTCTTGAAGCAGTTCTTTTTGACGACGAATCCCAAGGGCCGAGTTTTTGATGATGCGTTGAGATTGTGGGTGTGTGCGTATAGAGACGAGCTAGAACTCCATGAAGCATCAACGTAAAGTTGATGCCTTATTTCGGAAAGGCTATGAAACAGAAGTCGGCCACCACTTCGAAATAAAGGcccatatgtttgaaaatactCTTGGCACCTCGTTGATCAATTAATGGTCACTTGGAATACTCAAGAGACCAAATACACAGTGATCAGTGATGATTTATATCTTGACCTCGAACTTTCAATGTTGTTTCTGCTTTGATAAGGTACACTATCACTTCTGCATTAATTTgtctcatcaaatttgatacgaTTTGACAGCTTTAGCTTTCGTCTTTGGTGAGGTTTTCGGACTACTTGGCGTGGCTGGAGTATTGCAAACAGATAACAATATCATTAACGAAGTGATTGGAGCTCACAAAATGGTATCTATTCCACCACAAGAGTCAAAAATACGAAATAGCACAAGTACTTGTCCCCTAGTTTAAGAATGGCCGTCCATTTCAGAAAAACTTGTTTATCGTTCGTTGTTTCAGGAAGCCGTGATATGTCCTCATTGGGACACAAAAAGATGCGCAGATGAGTGTAAATTTAAAAACAAGGGCAAAATGTTGCTTAAATTTTTTTCTGTCTGCATATTTGTATAACCACATCAGCTAAAAACGATTCAGATTGTTTTTCATGGGACCTTTGATGTTGGTGATTGAGATTATATCACTATGTATCGTTAAAAGTTttcgccaacctgaaaaaccctctcagggataaaaagtatttaCCCATATCACCCAAATTgctaaaaagtcgaaaattttgagtCTTAGAGGAACTTGACATTTCCTCACCCTTCTTTAGCACGGTAGgcctaatgccgttcgttgaaagcatcagATACCTAGTCTGGAATAAGGGTCAGGCGTGTCATCAAACTGATCGAACAAAAATATAAttaatacactaatgaacaatatttttaaattatcaatgaccaatacaatcaaactgaagaactacgACCTCTACATATAACGATTCGGAACTGAAAATACTGTACTACAATACTagatcagagagaaactgctaaagctaagcataaacataaatgagcaataaacttattagggTTTAAAATAATTACGTCTTAgcaaagagccgtgaaaaaccaataAAGTTaataaatggcaattccctTCATTCGCCCACAAACAAACACCATGAACACAGCGCGTGCACGAATAATTCATTGTAAATTTGCACGAAAAATTTACGATGTAAAGTCAGAAGTAAATACCTCAAATTCATTGCTAGTTCTAATGCCTCCAGACAATCATGTCATCAATGTTCTTTTGTGAAACACCATCAaagatttgcttcaaaatcgTGTTCTTCTTAATGTTTTAGGCTTGAAGTTTCCATGGCAATGTTTTCCAACGTACGAAGCTCATGTCACTCATAGCAACATACCCGTTGTACGTAAGTTCTTCGTCAGTGCTCGAAACACTTCGTCGACGATGAATAAAAACTTCACTTGAGGGGCACAaagaaactttattttgaggCTAAACGTGATACAAAAACTGGGTGGGAGCGACTTATGGTTTCAGTTATAGGTCATGTACTTGGGCGTAGCCGAGAACTTGGCGTATGCCTTGATGACCTTGTTCACAGCGTCGAGGAAATCTTTCTCCGTAGCCACCTTACGGCGTGACCGGATCGCAAACATACCCGCCTCCGTACAAACTGATCGGATTTCGGCTCCAGTGGAGTTGGGGCACAATCGAGCTAGAAGCTCGTAACGAATATCCCGTTCCACGGACATGGATCTGGCGTGGATCTTGAAGATGTTGGCTCGACCCTCGAGATCGGGCAATCCAAACTCGACCTTTCGGTCCAGTCGACCGGGTCGCAAGAGAGCCGGATCTAAAGTGTCAGGCCGATTGGTGGCCATCAGGACTTTGATGTTGCCTCGGGGATCGAACCCGTCCAGTTGGTTGATAAGCTCCAACATGGTCCGCTGGACCTCGTTATCACCCCCAGCTCCGTCGTCGAAGCGAGCTCCACCCACGGCGTCGATCTCGTCGAAGAAGATCAGGCACGCCTTCTTGGTCCGGGCCATTTCGAAGAGCTCCCGAACCATTCGGGCACCCTCGCCCACGTATTTCTGCACGAGTTCCGAGCCAATGACCCGAATGAAGCAGGCATCCGTTCGATTAGCCACGGCTCGGGCGCAGAGAGTCTTGCCGGTGCCGGGTGGGCCATAGAGCAACACGCCCTTGGGCGGTTCAATACCGAGATTGACGAATCGCTCGGGGTGCAGCAGAGGCGTTTCCACGACCTCGCGCAGCTTTTCGATTTGCTCTTTGCAGCCTCCAACATCGGAGTAAGTGACATCGGGCTTCTCTTCCACCTGCATCATGGTGACGGTGGGATCGATTTTAGGTGGCAATGGGATGTGGATCTGGTACTTGTTGCGGTCCACACCAACGCGCATGCCTTCTTCGATATCGGTGGAGGCCACTTGATCGGCCAAGTCCACCACGAATTTGGCGAATTGCTTTACATTGATGATGTACTTGGGATCGTCCGAATCCGCATTGATGATCTTGGTGCAGCGGGCCACCTACAAAAGTTCACATTGATATAACATGACGGGTGTACATATAATGCCAAAACAAACAATGAAAGCAAATAGAATAGTGCTTAGCCGTTTTCGGAAGTTCCAGATTATAGTCTAATTGGAAAGTCTGAACAAAGAAAGCGATAGTTTGGTTGAACAACATAGAGAATGGCAAAAGCAGTTaatgcgattttttttaaaattatgcCCACTTGTGTTGTGACGAAAGGAAATCTAAAAACCACACATTGCACAAATTACACTTTAGCCTAAAATTGATATGAATGAAAGTCAATATATTAGTATTGAATCAAACAACGTCGAAAATCTTGTGTCAAATGCAACCTGCAATATCACTTAGTTTTGACTCCATAACCGCAAAGGGGGAATTTTATAATTTTATTCATATGTCGCATGGAACCATTGTTACTTATCGTCCTTTTGACATGACTATCAAATCTGATTAACCCATCCAAAGCTCAAGATTTGGCACATTTGTCTACCTCTTGAAACTACGATTGATATGAAATTTCATGCTCATGTCTCGTCATAGCCAGACTTCAAGCCCACGCATCGCCAAAAAATTCACGCGAgtgaaagataaaaaaaattgttcaagtATATTCCAGGTTTTAGTATTGATTCTAATTTTAGGCTGTGTTTCTCACCTGAAGCGGTTGCTCGGATTGCAAAGTCTGTTTATCAGCGGCCAAATCCCACAAAGCGGGCGGGCCCAAGCCCGTATCCGACTCCTTGATCCCGGCCAGCTCGTTCACGCGTTTCGTGATTTCGCCAATATCCTTCTCCACGGCCTTCAGGGCCTTGGTGTAGGGTCCTTGGCCGTAGGTCTTGAGCAATTGGATGTCGCCCTCATCCAGGGCCTTGATCTCTTTCTCGTCGTCAGCCCCGTCGGGATCGCCCTTGCCGGACTTGCGCATGTCCTTACCCAAGTAGTCTTTGGCCATGATGAGTGGGATGGGCGGAGATTTCCGGGAATTGAGGGGTCAAGTTGAATTCAATTGTTGGTGGGATTCTGTGCCTTAATGTGACTCAAGTCGAGTTCTAAAGTTGCCGATTCACGATTTGAGTtccgataaacgttattctccaccgattagttggcggtgctcatttttaaatttgtgattAAGTCTATCGACAGCTGAACGtttaaaaaatggaagaaactGGCCAATAGGGATGTTGGTAAATCTTGAGATTGAGTGATAGAGACAAGGATGAGGGATAAAATGATAGATATTAGGCCAAGATCAAGACTTTTTTATCCAGACGGAAGGGTTGGATTTCCCAGAGGGCAGGATTCGAAGTGTTTGGCAGTCACTTTTCTTCAGTCTTTAATGGGCCTATGGGAACTACATCTTCAGGGTGGCTGTCATGATCATTCTGATCGTCCCCGTtcc contains the following coding sequences:
- the LOC131888094 gene encoding 26S proteasome regulatory subunit 7; translated protein: MAKDYLGKDMRKSGKGDPDGADDEKEIKALDEGDIQLLKTYGQGPYTKALKAVEKDIGEITKRVNELAGIKESDTGLGPPALWDLAADKQTLQSEQPLQVARCTKIINADSDDPKYIINVKQFAKFVVDLADQVASTDIEEGMRVGVDRNKYQIHIPLPPKIDPTVTMMQVEEKPDVTYSDVGGCKEQIEKLREVVETPLLHPERFVNLGIEPPKGVLLYGPPGTGKTLCARAVANRTDACFIRVIGSELVQKYVGEGARMVRELFEMARTKKACLIFFDEIDAVGGARFDDGAGGDNEVQRTMLELINQLDGFDPRGNIKVLMATNRPDTLDPALLRPGRLDRKVEFGLPDLEGRANIFKIHARSMSVERDIRYELLARLCPNSTGAEIRSVCTEAGMFAIRSRRKVATEKDFLDAVNKVIKAYAKFSATPKYMTYN